A region from the Lycium barbarum isolate Lr01 chromosome 8, ASM1917538v2, whole genome shotgun sequence genome encodes:
- the LOC132605799 gene encoding protein PMR5-like, translating into MNLLSSTTTKSFSFRFLICLFLLQFSYVFSLASLKNHQNKQIHKKPRLLANLTSCALFKGTWVYDETYPLYQSSSCPIIDSQFNCQMYGRPDTDYLKYRWKPANCEIPRFNGIDFLMRMRRKTVMYVGDSLGRNQWQSLICMISAAVPRAQTKMITGDPISTFKFLDYGVSVSFYRTPYLVDIDLVQGKRILRLDDVSKNANAWKGVDVLSFNTGHWWTHKGALQGWDYMDLGGKLYQDMDRLVALERGLRTWARWIDANIDKSRTRLFFQGVSPTHYNPSDWTTDASVASSARSCYGETVPMTGTTYPGTYPDQMRVMQAVMRDMNNPPFLLDITFLSAMRKDAHPSIYSGALTSEQRANPDHSADCSHWCIAGLPDTWNQLFYTALFF; encoded by the exons ATGAATCTTCTCTCTTCTACTACAACTAAATCATTTTCCTTTAGATTTCTAATATGTCTTTTTTTACTACAATTTTCCTATGTATTTTCATTAGCATCTTTAAAGAACCACCAAAATAAACAAATTCATAAAAAGCCAAGGCTTTTGGCAAATTTAACTTCATGTGCTTTGTTTAAGGGTACTTGGGTTTATGATGAAACTTATCCATTGTATCAATCTTCTTCTTGTCCAATTATTGATTCACAATTTAATTGTCAAATGTATGGAAGACCTGATACTGATTACCTCAAATATAGATGGAAACCAGCAAATTGTGAAATTCCAAG GTTCAATGGGATAGACTTTTTGATGAGAATGAGAAGGAAGACAGTGATGTATGTGGGAGATTCATTAGGAAGGAACCAATGGCAGTCATTGATTTGTATGATATCAGCAGCAGTCCCACGAGCTCAAACAAAGATGATCACTGGTGACCCTATCTCTACTTTCAAATTCCTG GACTATGGAGTATCTGTATCATTTTACAGAACACCTTATCTGGTGGACATAGACTTAGTGCAAGGGAAGAGAATTCTAAGATTGGATGATGTATCCAAGAATGCCAATGCTTGGAAAGGTGTAGATGTGCTTTCTTTCAATACTGGCCATTGGTGGACTCACAAAGGGGCTCTCCAAGG GTGGGACTACATGGATTTAGGAGGCAAATTGTATCAAGATATGGATAGGCTGGTGGCACTAGAACGAGGCTTAAGGACATGGGCAAGATGGATTGATGCAAATATTGACAAAAGTAGAACAAGACTCTTCTTTCAGGGTGTTTCACCTACACATTACAA CCCAAGCGATTGGACCACCGACGCGTCGGTGGCGTCCTCCGCGAGAAGCTGTTACGGCGAGACCGTGCCGATGACCGGCACGACGTATCCGGGCACGTACCCGGATCAAATGAGGGTGATGCAGGCTGTGATGAGGGACATGAACAACCCTCCATTTCTCTTGGACATAACATTTCTATCAGCTATGAGAAAAGATGCACACCCTTCTATCTATAGTGGTGCACTCACTTCAGAGCAAAGAGCAAATCCTGATCACTCTGCTGATTGTAGTCATTGGTGCATTGCTGGTTTGCCTGATACTTGGAACCAACTCTTTTACACTGCCCTTTTCTTCTAG